A part of Microbacterium terregens genomic DNA contains:
- a CDS encoding DUF2306 domain-containing protein: MTRAIETLVWAGVFVLITIVLVFAGIRVGTDGPLIVTGTPSERDAFEWRYVTYPWLAYLHIVPGILYLVGAPLQLWRRFRERHFTFHRRFGRVVLSLGLVSGVFALAFGVPFAYGGAWQSLATAVFGSWFLVSLMLAYRAIRGRRVRMHRRWMMRAFAVGLGVGMIRVWVGILAGSQLLPLEQSFAPAFWVGLSMHVLAGEAWLWWRPNADGLPRNAKADQPSK; the protein is encoded by the coding sequence ATGACGCGCGCGATCGAAACGCTCGTGTGGGCGGGCGTGTTCGTTTTGATCACGATCGTCCTGGTGTTCGCCGGAATCCGTGTGGGCACCGACGGGCCACTCATCGTCACCGGAACGCCCTCGGAACGCGACGCCTTCGAGTGGCGGTACGTCACCTACCCCTGGCTCGCCTACTTGCACATCGTCCCCGGGATTCTCTACCTCGTCGGCGCGCCGCTGCAGTTGTGGAGACGCTTCCGAGAACGTCACTTCACGTTCCATCGTCGGTTCGGGCGCGTGGTGCTCAGCCTGGGACTCGTCAGCGGCGTGTTCGCACTCGCGTTCGGGGTACCGTTCGCGTACGGCGGCGCTTGGCAGTCGCTCGCGACCGCAGTATTCGGGTCGTGGTTCCTCGTTTCGCTCATGCTCGCCTACCGTGCGATCCGAGGCCGCCGCGTGCGGATGCATCGTCGGTGGATGATGCGCGCGTTCGCGGTCGGACTGGGCGTCGGAATGATCCGGGTCTGGGTGGGGATCCTCGCAGGGAGCCAGCTGTTGCCGCTCGAGCAGAGCTTCGCGCCGGCGTTCTGGGTCGGTCTCTCGATGCATGTGCTCGCAGGAGAGGCATGGCTCTGGTGGCGGCCGAATGCAGATGGACTGCCCCGCAACGCGAAGGCCGATCAGCCCAGCAAGTGA
- a CDS encoding nuclear transport factor 2 family protein has product MEYEQVRALLLRQWTYTGGPNESKASELYHDDVVLEFPQSGEWFQGKANQQGWRERYPAKLDFQPQEIRGAGDLWIAEGRLSYDGGEPLHFVKIMQFRGDKVARETLYFADSFPAPQWREPWAAEGPRPTRQHDLPEHVIGGN; this is encoded by the coding sequence ATGGAGTATGAACAGGTCCGCGCGTTGCTTCTGCGACAGTGGACATACACGGGCGGACCCAATGAGTCCAAGGCGTCGGAGCTGTACCACGACGACGTCGTGCTCGAATTCCCTCAGTCTGGCGAGTGGTTCCAGGGCAAGGCCAATCAACAGGGCTGGCGAGAGCGCTACCCTGCGAAGCTCGACTTCCAGCCGCAGGAGATCAGGGGCGCCGGCGACCTCTGGATCGCGGAGGGGCGGCTCAGTTACGACGGTGGCGAACCGCTGCACTTCGTCAAGATCATGCAGTTTCGGGGGGACAAGGTGGCGCGCGAAACGCTCTACTTCGCTGATTCCTTCCCCGCGCCGCAGTGGCGCGAGCCTTGGGCGGCGGAGGGACCACGACCCACGCGCCAGCACGACCTGCCCGAGCACGTGATCGGTGGAAACTGA
- a CDS encoding DUF808 domain-containing protein: MSVGLLAVVDDILTAAVKASAKTAGVVIDDAAVTPQYVQGISPARELPMVGKIAIGSLVNKFVIIIPIALLLTAFAPWVLPWLLILGGSYLCFEGAEKVMEWFGAHHGPGQDEPRDERKLVFGAIRTDLILSTEIILISLASLDADFGIWMTAGALAVIAFGMTVLVYGAVALLVKIDDVGLGMGLSSARRVRSTGEWIVRSMPTVFRVISIIGTVAMLWVGGHLVIANLAETFWEGPYNLLSAATHGIEGFGPVAVWVVDTALSGLFGLVFGLIIAGVLFAVMRVVKRKPPVSASH; the protein is encoded by the coding sequence TTGTCGGTCGGTTTGCTTGCAGTTGTGGACGACATCCTTACCGCCGCCGTCAAAGCGAGCGCGAAGACCGCCGGTGTGGTGATCGATGACGCCGCCGTCACCCCCCAGTACGTGCAGGGGATCAGTCCCGCACGCGAGCTGCCGATGGTCGGGAAGATCGCGATCGGCAGTCTTGTCAACAAGTTCGTCATCATCATCCCCATCGCTTTGCTGCTGACGGCTTTCGCGCCGTGGGTCCTGCCGTGGCTGCTCATTCTGGGCGGCTCGTACCTCTGCTTCGAAGGCGCTGAGAAGGTCATGGAGTGGTTCGGCGCTCACCACGGCCCCGGTCAGGATGAACCGCGGGACGAGCGCAAGCTCGTTTTCGGTGCGATCCGCACGGACCTCATTCTGAGCACGGAGATCATCCTGATCTCCTTAGCCAGTCTCGATGCCGACTTCGGTATTTGGATGACCGCCGGCGCGCTGGCCGTGATCGCTTTCGGCATGACGGTGCTCGTCTACGGTGCCGTCGCGCTTCTGGTGAAGATCGACGACGTCGGGCTGGGAATGGGGCTGAGCTCGGCACGCCGGGTGCGCAGCACCGGCGAGTGGATCGTGCGGTCCATGCCCACGGTGTTCCGCGTCATCAGCATCATCGGCACGGTGGCGATGCTCTGGGTCGGCGGCCATCTGGTGATTGCGAATCTGGCGGAGACCTTCTGGGAGGGACCGTACAACCTCCTGAGCGCCGCGACGCACGGGATCGAGGGCTTCGGGCCGGTCGCGGTGTGGGTCGTCGACACAGCACTGTCGGGCTTGTTCGGCCTCGTCTTCGGACTGATCATCGCAGGGGTCTTGTTCGCGGTGATGAGAGTCGTGAAGCGCAAGCCGCCGGTCTCTGCTTCGCATTGA
- a CDS encoding virginiamycin B lyase family protein, with protein sequence MKARIAALGLSLLLCCSACSSPTADTAPTITEFHIAYPDRDSAPSTKPTAGADHEHGGDGSTHEIAYDPRTGGVLVTGQNEGTITRVSGDGTMSFTELPAGTGPHGIVFDREGRLFVGLEFAGTIIQLRADGTIARTFDLVGSCATCVVGNPGPHGLAVAPDGETLWFTGKEGGNVGRVEPDGTVTAFPLRDADSKPIYIVAGPDGAMWFTELISNRIGRIDADGILAEYDIPTPNSRPIALAVDPAGDALWFTEEATNRVGRVSMDGTIVEVQLPASQDNLLLAALSFDENGDVWVQQYVDGSHPEPAGPDKLLRVRGDALRKAAASAAALPGDAVTAFDVPSTGTIMHRIRPGAEGVLWFTELATNVIGKVVVPEIR encoded by the coding sequence ATGAAAGCCCGAATCGCAGCACTCGGACTCAGCCTGCTTCTCTGCTGCTCGGCGTGCTCGTCTCCGACCGCGGACACCGCCCCGACGATCACCGAGTTTCACATCGCCTACCCGGACCGCGACTCGGCGCCGTCGACGAAACCCACCGCGGGGGCCGACCATGAGCACGGCGGCGACGGCTCCACTCACGAGATCGCCTACGATCCGCGTACCGGCGGCGTCCTGGTGACCGGCCAGAACGAGGGCACGATCACGCGCGTCAGCGGCGACGGCACGATGAGCTTCACCGAGCTGCCGGCCGGCACCGGACCGCACGGCATCGTGTTCGACCGCGAGGGCCGGCTGTTCGTCGGCCTGGAGTTCGCCGGCACCATCATCCAGCTCCGCGCGGACGGCACCATTGCGCGCACCTTCGACTTAGTGGGCAGCTGCGCGACCTGCGTCGTCGGGAACCCGGGCCCGCATGGCCTCGCGGTGGCACCTGACGGCGAGACGCTCTGGTTCACCGGCAAGGAGGGAGGCAACGTCGGCCGGGTAGAACCGGACGGCACGGTCACGGCGTTTCCGCTCCGGGATGCCGACAGCAAGCCCATCTACATCGTCGCCGGACCTGATGGGGCGATGTGGTTCACGGAGCTGATCAGCAACCGGATCGGCCGTATCGACGCCGACGGCATCCTCGCCGAGTACGACATCCCGACGCCGAACTCCCGGCCCATCGCGCTCGCCGTGGATCCCGCCGGCGACGCGCTCTGGTTCACCGAGGAGGCGACGAACCGAGTGGGCCGCGTGAGTATGGACGGCACGATCGTGGAGGTGCAGCTGCCGGCCTCTCAGGACAACCTTCTGCTGGCCGCCCTCTCGTTCGACGAGAACGGCGACGTGTGGGTGCAGCAATACGTCGACGGGAGCCACCCGGAGCCCGCCGGTCCGGACAAGCTGCTGCGCGTGCGCGGGGATGCGCTGCGCAAGGCCGCCGCCTCCGCCGCCGCACTGCCCGGAGACGCCGTGACGGCGTTCGACGTGCCGAGCACCGGCACGATCATGCACCGCATCCGTCCCGGCGCGGAGGGCGTGCTCTGGTTCACTGAGCTCGCGACAAACGTCATCGGCAAGGTCGTCGTCCCCGAGATCCGCTGA